ACGACATACCAAATGATAATGTGTGCGCGCCAAATACTTGCCATTTACTTGTTGATTATGCACATTGTTGATGTTATGAGTCTGAAAGTAGAGACTGATCTATTTTATACAAGCATCCGCAAATCAAATATTAAGCGTGCAAACTGTTCATCTGTTTAAGCTTTAATTTCTCACTTCTTGTTATTGAAcccttattttttttgtttaatctTTTGTAGGTCAATTACTAGTTGGTCATGGAATTTAAAGCATGTATGCTGCTAAGTGGTGGCATACTGTACATACATAAGAAAAAAATCATGGAGTTGGATCTTCCAATCCATAGCATGAATCGAATACCTGCATTGTTGGTGATGAGTTGGTCGACCTATTTGTTTATGTGAATGTTTTGTTGTATGATCAAATCCATGTAATATCTTGAAGAATATATATCCTGGCCGGCACTGGGGGGTcgttaaggtagcggatctacctttgaaGAATATATatccatatttttttaattgagatCAAATATCTAGTTTATTGGAAGTGATTGGTTCAGTTTCATGGAAGTTTTTAATCGTCATCTATTAATTTTCCGAAGTTGAGACTCAATTGGTAGATGTCTAAAAAATTAAGAAGATATCTTACCGCTATACTATTATTCCGGGGACAAGAAGGAATACTTTTAAATTATAAGACTGAGAGAATAAAATGAATCTTTCAAAGGATTATTATTATGAAACCAATAAAATGAATCATATCTTTCCAAGGATTATTATTATGAAACCATTCCTATTCAGTAGTTAACTGAATACTTAAATATTACCACAAGTTAGTAAAACATGGATAGATAGAACAAGAAACAGAATTCTTCAATGAAATCTAGgggcataaataaattaaatcgaGTTGAATAATATGAATTAAAATCTAGGGGCGTAAACGAATCAAATCGAAtcaaataatatgaaaatattgatatttgagttgaagctcaaaatatatatatgacatTTGAAGTtcgaaaatataaataatttttgcTTAAGCTTGATTCAAATTGTTCGAACCTTGATTCAAGCATATTCAAACTATAAttcaaaatgatttaaattcataTTCAAACTATAAttcaaaatgatttaaattcgaattcaatttgaattattTGAACCTTTTTAATTGGAATTCGATTTGAGTTCAGTTGGTGAACAATCGAATAAAATggtataagtttgaatttgactTGAAAAAAATATTCTAACATATTCGTTTGAACCTTTTTAATTGGAATTCGATTTGAGTTCAGTTGGTGAACAATCgaataaaatgatataagtttgaatttgactTGAAAAAAATATTCTAACATATTCGAGTTCGGTCTGAATTCGATAATTTTGAAtatgaatcaaatattttttaagtcaGCTTGAAAAGCTCGCGAACCGGCTCGATCCGTTTGTAACCCTAATGAAATCCCAGAGATGCATAACTAGACATGGATTTCTCCTCAAGATAAACAATTAATAGAAAAGATCAGGAGATGACTCTCCCGCTTTTGTTACAAACCGTGAGCATACTACTTTGTGATAGCACAAGCTTCCAAACAGGAAGCTAAAAAACTAGTCAGTATTGAATTGATTCCACATTAACTTCTTGCTTGAAACTATCTGAAAAAACAACCATACTTATCTACATGGAAACTAGGTACACCATTATCTTCACTCTGATTTTCCGAAAATTCAACTGTTCACCTCCTCGTCGTCATATAATGGTGCTTCAGTTTCAGAGAGCACTAAGATTGAATCAACTTCCCATGTTCTGCTGCTGGATTCTGAATTTACTGTGCATAGAGAAGTATGGTTCGCAACAGAAATTGGGGAAACAAATGCTTTCTTAGAGGGGAGCTGAAGAATAATCAAATGGAAGTTATCAGTTGAAAGTTGTAAAAATTGCAAAATGAGGAATTATGCATAAATGTTTGTTCAGTTCCTATGCATAAATGAGGAATACGGAGTCTACCCCATACTTGATTATTGATAGAATTATGAGCAACTTGAGCACCCGGCTTTCTTTTCAGACTTATTGTACTTCTTTTCTCAGATATAAGTTCGTCATCAACGAAGTTCTGGTCTGACACCTCTGCAAGATGAAGGATCAACTTTCAGGCTAGATATTTCAAATAAATTGTGGAGTTCAACAAACTTGATACATTTTTCATTGCCCAGCTGAAGACTGGTTTTGGACTCACAGAACTAGAATATCAAATGGTTGAGTTTCTCCATAAAAAGAAAAGATGGTTGAGTTGCAAAATCAGCAATATGAGGATTCAGTGGCAAAGGAGAGTAGTGCATTCCCAAATACATGTAAccatcttcatcatcatcatcatgaatGAAGCCATGTTGTCAAAGATAACTATTATGGTAGCCTAAAAACCTTTTCACAAGCAGGAATCAAATAATAAtgtagaattatttttttttcccttgttaACTTACGTAACCTATGGGAAGAGTCAAAAGGTGTGGCTAAACATGAAAACCTTAGCTTAAAAAACActttataaacaacataaaaatgTATGGATAATGGTGATGGAGCACTTATAAAAATTCAGGTTTGTTTTTGAATCAAACAGAAATTCCTTGCCATATACCTATGTACACCAACACAATTAACACAAAACATACAAAAGCCTGCCTTCAATTGGACGCAAACTCAAAAGGTAATGGACTTCATAACCAAGCTAAGAAAACACCTTTAAATAATAAGTACCTGCGCTGCTACCAACAGAATCTTGACAACAGTTGTGCTTTGAGCTTGTTCCTTCTCCATAATGACCATCATTCTCTAGATGAACTGAAGGTCGAGTGAGATGAGAATAATCAATCTTGTCAGATGATTTAAGATTCTTCTCCTTCATAATGCAAGTTGGTCGAAAATGTTGAATCCATGGATTTGCAGACAGAGGCATGAGACCAGTCTCAGTCTCTGCATCTATCTTGTCCATGTCATATATAAAGTTCTTCCAAGAACTCATACGCAATACCTTGAACTGCAGAGTTGACGTGGTTCTTGATCAGAAAGTTTAAGACATAATAAAAACAGGTATCAAAAGGAAAGGAACAGGGCTAAAAGTAGAAATCTCTAACAACCTGACCAGCTTTTTGATCATTTTCACATTGTCCACAAGATCCCTTTGGCATTTTCATCCTTGATAACCATCCGTGAAATGCATTTGTTTCGTATTTCTCATTGTATAGCTCATTAACAAAAGCGGATTCAATGCAATTAAGAAATATTACATGTTTTTCATCTGTCCATCCATTTGATAGAGAACCCACCAGCTGAGAGTCCTGAAAGGTAAGAGATATACATTAACTCATTATTCTATACCAAAGATGGAATAGAGAATCCATATAATGGATATTAATGGTTGAGAATGTAATACCAAAGATGAATTAAGCATGCAATTGAACAAAACAAATTAAGCAAATCTGACTTCAGTGGAAATAAGTGCAGTTAGAACTTAGAACAGGCTATAACCTTAGATAACGATTGGTCTAGCATGAGACCTAGATGAAGAGTATGTCATGAAGTCTAAGGTGCCTTAGTATCAAAAACATGATAAAAATTGCTATCATATGGTGGAACATGACGGCCTTGCATCTTGCTATAGTATGAAAATTCCAACAAGGGATCAGGGAGAGTAGATGAGCTACGAGGACCTTGTGTGACCACTTATCAATACTTTTTAGTCAGTTAAAGGAAGGACAGAGCTATAGAAGTCTTCAGCCAAATTCCAAGGTAAAAATTTTTTGCTGAAGAAAAACAACAAAAATCCATAAAATATTCAACAAAATTCACAGCATGTTGAtctttgtgttttgttttttcttcttctcgtaGATTTCTCTTAATGGATGACAGGCATTAAATATCCTGAaaatgttcccatttccacttcaAGAACCTTAAGTATTTTCCTTGTTATAACATCCACAATTCCACACACTTCCTTCCACCTTTCTGGCTGAAAATTGACCAGATTCGATAATGATAAAAACTCAAGTTGAATGCACCTCCTTTCTAGAGCATACTTTACAATTTTTCTTGAGGTGTCTCAGAAATGGAATCAGATATATGGGAAATTATCATTGTTTGACAAAAGATGAAATAAGAGAACAAGtgaaaaaggaggaagaagataagtATTATACATTACTAGAAGAATTGCTAACCCGATCCCTGCTATTATTCGTCCAGATAAATTCTACTACTTTTCAGGAGTCCACCAGGGCATCAACAATTCGCGAGTCTAAACTATAGAGTATGACTAGGATTACTACGGGTGTCTAACTGGTACACTGAGTAAACATTCTCCCCTTCACCATCATGTTGGTTCAGGGATTCACCTTACAGACCATGGAATTCTCACTAGATCTTCCTGCATAATAAGCATGAACGTAGATCGAACCAGCATACATCAAACTCAATATACCTACGCAAAAGCCAGCGTTTTGCACTATCAAAGATTTTCAGCAAGTAAACAATCTTACGACGgaaaaaaatatctttattaaGGTAATTTTTCCTTTTTCGTAAAGTTTACAGATGCACTTTTTCGTAAAGAGAAATTGGTCAAACATCACCTTTATATTGAagttaaaaagaaaaaagaaaaaagaaaaaagcttTCTTAATATCCAATCCGCTAACTACCATATAAAAAAGAAAAGCAAGAATTGGGGATGAGTCCAGGAAAACCTAAATTTATCGTTACGATTCCAAGAAATACCCGTCAAAATTCTATCTGAAATATCCTGATACTCAAGAGGATCAACTTAAACGACAAAGGAAGTAGCCTTCTATGGATTAGACGAGTTAGAAGTGGGGTAAACGATCACTCACAGTGCTAGGGCTCTCCAACTTCGGAATCTTTTCCGTGTTCGGCCGATCCGACTCGCCCATGTGCACGGCGATAAGTCTCCAGGAAGCCTCCCACCTCGATCGAACGTAGAATAAAAGAATccgaaaaacaaacaaacaaacttcttCGAAATCCTCTGCCTCTGGATCGCCCCTTCTCTTCGGAGACGGAGACGGAGGAGAAACGGACTCGATGGATCGAAGCGAGGTGGCGAACCAGAGATATTTATGCCGGCGCTCCTCGGTGGGGCCCTTGTTTGTTTGTCCTACGTGTCACGGTTTGCCAGGTGGAAAGCGCGCAGGTGGCCCACTGACTCTCCGACTCCAACGAGATATTTTTGAGAGGAGCAAAAATTCTCTTTCATCCCTAGACTTTCAAAAATGACAATTTACCCAGACGAGAACAATTAACTCCACGAACGTTTCGTTTTCGAGACCGCCAAAGTATACGCGGCTACCCTCCCATCCAATCACAA
This region of Zingiber officinale cultivar Zhangliang chromosome 9A, Zo_v1.1, whole genome shotgun sequence genomic DNA includes:
- the LOC122021914 gene encoding cold-regulated protein 27-like, whose product is MGESDRPNTEKIPKLESPSTDSQLVGSLSNGWTDEKHVIFLNCIESAFVNELYNEKYETNAFHGWLSRMKMPKGSCGQCENDQKAGQFKVLRMSSWKNFIYDMDKIDAETETGLMPLSANPWIQHFRPTCIMKEKNLKSSDKIDYSHLTRPSVHLENDGHYGEGTSSKHNCCQDSVGSSAEVSDQNFVDDELISEKRSTISLKRKPGAQVAHNSINNQLPSKKAFVSPISVANHTSLCTVNSESSSRTWEVDSILVLSETEAPLYDDEEVNS